Sequence from the Thermomonas sp. HDW16 genome:
CGGTGCCGTCATCAACGGACTTCCCGACCTGCTGGAGCAACATGCACCGGAGGCGATGTGCCTGTTCTCCGGCAACCTGGATCCAATGCTGCAGGCCGCGGCACCGTACGTACTCGAACTCGTGAACAATGCCGGTGCCACCCAAATCGCTTTGCGCGACGGCTGGAACGAACACTGGGGCATCGTGGTGGTCGCGGATCCAGGAACCGACGCCTATGCCCTGCGCAGCCACCTGCGCCGCATCCTGCGCGTCGCCGGGCCGGATGGCAGCCCGATGCTGTTCCGCTTCTACGACCCGCGCGCGTTCCGTTCGGTGGTGCCCACCTTCGACGACGAACAACGCAAGGCGTTCTTCGGGCCCATCCGCGGCTGCTGGATCGAAAGCCGCAGCGCGGACGCGGCCCTGTATATCGCCCGCGATCCCTCGCAACAGCAGCGCACCCTGCAGCTGGCGTTGGCGGCATAGACGCCATGCTCGAACTCAAGCGCAAGCAGATGGCCGTGATCGGCGAGGTGCAACTCCGCAACAACCTTGCGGACTTCCTGGGCCGCCACGTCGACGGGATCGGCGCGCTACCGCTGGATCGGCTGGATGCCGAACTCGACGCAATCATCGCCTATTGCCGCAAGACGGGCCTGCGCAGCCAGCGTGCAATTGCCTCCTACGCGCTGGCCTGCTCGCTGTTCGGCAACGAGCGCGTCGCCGGGGATCCATCGATCATCGGCGTGCTCGCCGATCGCAACAGCTCGCAGCTCGATCGCGCACTCTTGATCGAAATGTGGACGGCGACCGCCTATGGCGACTATCGCCGGATGCAGGGAGGCTGACATGTTCGAAGGACTCACCGAAGGCCTGTCGAACGTCGGTGCCGCTGCCGGACAAGCCGTGCAGCAGGCGCAACAGCAGGCATCCGCCGCCGCGAATTCCGCAGCCAGCGCCGCGCAAGGCGCGATCTCCGAAGCGCAAACCGCTGTGGCCAATGCCACGGCCGCCGCCGCAGGCGCGGCCAATGGCGCAGTAGCGCAGGCCCAGCAAGCGGCGCAGCAAGCGGCGGCACAGGCGGGCGCCGCCGCGCAGGGCGCGCTGAACCAGGCCAACCAGGCCATGGACACTGCGCGCAGTGCGGCCAACGACATGGCGCAGAACGCACTGGCGCAGGCCAACGACGCGTTGACCAACGCCAGCCAGCAGGCCGGTGCTGCAGTGCAGAGCGCTTTGTCGCAAGCGCAGGAAGCGGTGAACCAGGCACAGAGCCAGGCCAAGGCGCTGGCCGAGGGTGCCTTGTCCGCCGCTTCGGAAGCATTGGACAGCGCGATGGCCAGCGCCGAACAGGCCGCGCAGTCGGCCATCGACAATGCGATGGGCATGGTCGACAACGCCATGGGCATGGTCGAAGACGGTGTCGGCAATGCACTGGATGCCGCCAACAACGCCATCGACCAAGCCCAGGACATGCTGCGCGATGCCGCCACCGATACGTTGCAGCAGGCGCGTAATGCGGTGATGGACAACGCCCGCAATGCACTCGGCCAGATCGCCCCCGCATTGGATGCGCTGCCGCACAGCTTCCCCAACCTGCCGGTGGATTTCCCGGCATCGGAATGCCCTTACGTGCGTGCGCTGCAGGACGAACTCGCCAGGCGCGCCGCGCAAGCGAACAACGCACTCGGCAATGCCGCCAGCGCACTCGGCGATGTCGCCGGCCCGATGCTCGACCAGGCCAACAATGCGCTGGATCAGGCGGATGCCCTCGCCGACCAGGCGCTTGGGGCAATGGACGATGCAATGGCTGCACTCGACCAGGCGCAGGCTACAGCCAACAGCGCCGCGCAACAGGCACTGGGGGCCGCGAAGGATGCGGTGCAGCAGGCGCAGCAAGCTGTCCGCGAACAGGCCGGTGCCGCCATCGCGCAGGCGAAGGATGCGGTCAATGGCATGAAGGAGCAGGCGCAGCAGGCAGCGCAAGGTGCCATCGACCAGGCCATGGCTGCCGTGGATTCCGCACAGCAGCAAGCCGGTGATGCCGCGCAACAGGCGATCACCACCGCACAGGATGCAGCCGCGCAGGCGCAGCAACAGGTCACGCAGGCCGCGCAACAAGGACTCGCGCAGGCCAACCAGGCCGTGCAACAGGCGCAACAGGCGCTGAGTGGGGCCGCGCAAGGGGCACTCAACAACGCACAGAACGCCGCGCAGTCTGCTGCCGCACAGGCGGGAGAAGCGGCGCAAGGCGCGATCGCCAGTGCGCAGGGTGCGATCGGCAACGCTGCCAACGCCGCCGGCCAAGCCGCGCAAGGTGCCGTTGGTGCGGCGCAATCGGCCGCGGCAGGTGCCGCTGCGGCGATGGGCAATGCGGCCAGTTCACTTGGCAATATGGGCAACATGTTCGGCTGATGTCGCTTACCCAGTTTGCGTGCGTCACGAAAAAGCCGGCCTAAAGCCGGCTTTTTGGTCACGTGCAAATGGCCACCCTCAAGGAATCATCTCGGTCATCTGCCCCGGATTGGTCACCGTGATGACACCACCCCATGTGCATTGGCACGTGCATGTATTGTCGAGCGCCGGCATGTAGCCCAAGAGCACCGTTGCCGCCCCCGGTTTCCATGGCGTCGTGACTGGAATGCAAGGCATCGGCGTCAACACACCCAGCGCCGTTGCCGTGGCCGATGCGACTGTTGGATTCGCCAGCGACGTGCACATACCGAACGGCATGATGTTCTTCATCGGCACGAAGTCCATGATATTGGCAGCCGGCTGATTACCGGACAGCACCCTGTTTTCCGGCGTCACCACCAACGTCGATGGCGCCACGCCGAAAGGACACATCAGGGTGGCGCCATTGACGACCTGAATCGGCATGATCGCGCCCTTTGGACGGTCAGCCGCCGGTCGCCTGGATCTCCACACGGCGATTTTCGGCCGCGTTCGGATCGTCGTTGTTGAGCAGCTGGCTTTCGCCCTTGCCCATCGCCTTCAACCGCGAGGACGCCACGCCGTTTTCCATCAGGTAACGGCGCACGGCGTCCGCACGACGGTCGGACAAGGCCTTGTTGTATCCCGCCGAACCGCTGGCATCGGTGTGCCCGATCACCGTGAAGTTGCGGTTCTGCAACTGCGGCGACGCCAATGCCTTGGCCAGCGTCGCCATGGTTTTTGCGGAGCTGCCGGCAATATCCGCCGAGTTGTATTCGAAGTTGATCTGCATGTTCACCGAAGCCGGTCTTGGTGCGGCCGGCGCGGGTGCCGGTGCAGTGGACATCGAAGCGGCGCCCGGGCGCAGCGCACGGGTCTGGCCCGGCCCGGCTGCGGGCGCATCGGCCTTCAGGCTCTCGATGATCGAATCCACCGATGGCGTGCTCTGCGCATCCTGCGCATGGACACCGCCGCAAACGACCAGCACGGCGATCGCCAGCGCGGAACGGAGAATCTTGATACTGCTCATGTCTGTCCTCGTAGCGTTGCGGCCTTGCGGCCTGGATGCATTCCGGCGGGTCATTGCCGCACGGCGATCGGCACATGCCGATCCTCGCCAACGAGTCTGCGCCGCGGAACGGTCGATTTCGATACCACGTTCGGCCTAGTTCAGGCACCTGCAAACGCGGGGACTGCACTTCACAGCTAGCACCGATGGGATATCGCGGCGAGCCACGGCCTTGACTAACCTGAACAAGCGTTCCCGGGGGTATTCCATGGAGGCGATGCAGCAACTCGCGCTGGCATCGGGCACCGCCATCGGCGGTGGGCTGTTCGGCGCAGCCGTTTCCGCGGCGCTTCGCCTGCGTGCACAAAGGCGCGACGCGCTGCAAGCCGCAAGACTCATCGCCAACGGCTCCACGCCTCCCCTGGACGCATCGCATCCCTTGTCTCCCTTGTTGGAGGAGATAGCACGACAATTGGCGGTGCTGCGTCGTGTCAACGATGACAACGACCAACAACGCAGGCAACTATCGGCCGAGATGGCCCGGCTGATGACCCAAGCTGATGGCGCGAAGCGGGCCAAGGATCGCTTCCTGGCTGCGATCAGCCATGATTTGCGCCAGCCCCTGCAGTCGATGGGCCTGACCCTGGAACAACTGCGTCGCGATGCGCCGCCTTCGCAGGCTGGCGAGATTGCCCAGCTGGACGCCGGGATGCGCGCAATCGTCCATGTGCTGGATGGGCTGTCGTTGCTGTCGCAACTCGAAGCCGGTGCACTGCAGGCACATGCCGCGCCCTGCGATCTCCGCAATCTGTTCGCGAGCATCATGGCATCACGATCCGATGCCACACGACGCGCCGGCATCGCGTTATGCGCGCATGCGGGCGACCATGCCGTATACACAGACCCCGACATGTTGAGGGGGCTATTGGAACGCCTGATCGACAATGCGATCAAGGCCAGCAAACATGGCGCGCGCGTGCTGCTGGTGGCGCGCCGGCATGGCGGCGACGTCCGCATCGAAGTCCGGGATGGTGGCGTCGGCATCGCGCCGATCCATCAACCACGGGTATTCGATGAATTCTTCCAGGTCGGCAACCCGGAACGCGATCATCGCAAGGGGCTCGGCCTCGGGCTATCGATCGTCTCGCGGTTCGCCGCATTGTTGGGTACGCGCGTCGAACTTCGCTCTCGCCTGCATGCCGGGGCCTGCTTCTGGCTAACCTTGCCGCGGGCATCCGTATTGAAGCGTCCACCGTGCGCCGTGCTGAGGGATCTCGATTCGCCACAGCGCGAGGCATTGGCCGCGATGCTCAGATCATGGGGCTATGCCGTCTACGCAGACGCGGATGTAGACACCGCATCCGCACTCATCGGTAGTGGCGATGAAGGGATCGATGCGGTCTTGTGCGCAGTGGATTCCGACGACGATCCGGCATGGGCCTTGATCCGCACGACCGCTAGCCATTACCCGCTGGCCGCGCGCATCGTGTTGTGCACGCAGCCCGGGGCGGGCTTGCTGGAAGCCGCTTCGCGCCATGGCGCACGTGTCCTGTCACACCCGCCGCCGCCATCGAAGCTGCGGTCCCTGCTCGCCAGACGAACGCACCAACGCATGCCGGGCGCCGCCTGAGCGGTACCCGTGATCGACGCCAGGTCAAAAATCGCCGCAACTGCTCTTTTGTTCGGTCTGGAAGCAGTTGGTCAGGTTCGGGCGCGACCGGACTTTCGACCATTCGTTCGACAGCTCGTCGCCGAACGAGGCCAGCTTCTGGTCTTCCAGCGAAGCATTCAGCGCGCACATCGGCGCACTGCCGAAATTGCGGTCGTATACATAGGTATCAACCGTCTCCCGGATGAAATCGATCGGCGTTGATGAAAGCTGCGGCATCGGAATGACCTGCAATGCAGTGGCGTTGCCCGGCGCTTGTGAAAACACGTAGTTGACCGCGCTGGTACCGCCATTGATCGGGTAGAAACCGATCGGCGACGATGCCCCGGCCGAAGTGAACCAGATCACGTCGCCGCCGAATACGCTTTGCGCCGTGTCGCCATTCCGGAAACCGCTGATGTCACCCGTGAGCAATGGATTGTCGATGCCGAGATAGCGCACCAGGTTGTCCGCGGTGAACAAGAGCGTGGCTGGGGTAATCGCCAACGTACCGGGCACGTATTGGAGACGGTAGCCGGCTGCTGAAGTGAAACCGCCATTGATCTGATAGTTGCCGACATTGCTGCCGATGGTTGCGGTGCTGAAGCCGCTCCCGGCGGCAACACCCGCAGTATTGTCGCCGAGGATCGCACCTGCGATGTTGAACGTGAACACCGGATCCGGCAGCCCGTACTCGCGGCTGGCACTGTCGAAGGTGATCACCGCCGTCGGCTGTTGCACGTAGATGAAGTGATTGTCGGAACCCGGCACGGTCACTCCGCACGCACCAAGATAGGCACAGCCATACAGATTCGGCAGGCTGCCGCTACCAGCCAGGCCACCGCGTGCCTCCCCTGCCCAGGTATTTGCCCACACCCGCCAGTTGCCGCTCGCCGCAAGGTTGGCACCGGCCAGGTTTTGCAGGGTATTCGCCGTTACCAGGTCGATGTTTACGCCGCTCACGCCGGCGTTCAACGTCATGTCGCCGGCCAAGTTGCGCACGAAGACATTGCCACCGGCACTGATCCCGGCCGTCCCCATGCTCGACAGGCTATTCGACGCCGAATCCAGGCCCTGCGCCGAAACACTGCCGATCGCCAGTGCGTCCACGTCCTGGTATTCGAAATCGCCACCGGAGGACCCTGTCAATGTACTTGCCGCAACGTTGTTGCTTGCGCTGGCCAGCAGCACGTCCCCGCCCGCCCGCGCCAACAGGCTGTGGGCGGTGATCGCGCCGACGCTGGTCTGGGTAATATCGCCACCACTGGACAAGGCCAGCACACCGCTACCGACATCAAGCCCGGCCTGGATATCAATGCCACCGCTACCACCATCGTTTTGCAGGGTCAGGTTGCCATCGCGGCTGGTCGCAGCCAGCACGCGAATCGCGCCTGCATGCAAGCTGCTGCCCAAGATCAGCTCGGGTGCATCGATCAACGCAAGTTCCGCCCCGCTCAGGACGAAACCGGCACTGCCACCAATCAGGATTTCGTCGGCCGTGCGCTCGGCGAGGACGCCGCTCGCATCCACACCGCCGGGGCGCAGGTTGACGGCCATGCCGCTGGCAATTCCGCCATTGATGCGGATCGCGTCACTACTGCCGTCATTGCCGGCGCGAATGACCACCAGGCCATTGCCTGCATCCAGGCTAGACGCCGCGTCCATCGAAAATCCGGCCACGCTATCCGTCGAACCAGCGATATCGATATCGCCATCCGCGCTATCGATGCTCGTGCCGTTCAAGGCAACGCCATCGACGATGTCGGCGCCACGCCCATGCAGGCTCACATCGCCGCCACCGGTCGAGATGGTCGTCCCTTCGATCAATACGCCGGCGTCGCCACCCCCGGTATCCGCCGCAGTGCTTGCGCCGCGCATCAGCAGGTTTCCGCCACCGGTAACGATGTTGCTGCCAGTGAGCCGGATGCCGCTGTCGTAACTGCTCGCCAGTCCGCTTGCCAGGTCCGATTGGCCGTAGAACAGGATGTCGCCGCCATTGCTCTGCAAGGTTGCGCCGTCGAAACGAATACCGGCGAAGCCGGTGCTGAGGTTGTTTGCGTCGGCATTGAACGCGATGCCCAGCGCACCGTCGACGGCGCGAATGGCGAATGCATCGCCACCAATCGTGCCGTTGGCATCCACGCGCAGCGATAAGGGCGCCGTACCCGTCGTATAGGCGATGTCCACGCCTTTCTGGATATAGACATCGCCTGAATCGGTATCGGCAACTCCGGCACGAAGCGTCACGTTGGTACTGCTGGACAAAGCGGTGTTGATTTCTTCGTCCTGAATCGTAGTACCTGCCACCCGAGTTTCAAATGCCGTGCCGGAGTCCGCGCCATGGGTTACATCGATCGTCGGAGCCGAGAGCACCCATGTTCCAGGCGTGCCCGAGGCAGAACCTGCATCGACCTGAAGCCCGCGCATGTCGAACTCACCACTGGTGACGGTGCTGATGCTGCCGCCTGCCGTGGTACCGCGCGCCTGGATGCGGCCATAGGCCGTGATCCCGGCGACCGCATTGAGATCGACCTGCCCGCCGCTGCCACCCGCACTATTGACGGAAATCAACGTGTCCTGGTCGGCAATCACGAAGAGGCTGTCGGTCTGTACGTTGCCACCATTGCCGCTGCCCAGGCCGTCGGCACGAATACTTGCTCCCTGATAGAGCCTCGTGGCAATCGAGTTGATGGCGACACTGCCGCCACCAGCATCGCCGGACGCGTCGATCCAGCTGGCGACACGTGTTGAGGGCTGAAACGGATCACTCATGAGATAGACAAGACCCGCCTGAAGGAAGACGCTTCCTCCCCGCATTCCGGCGCCGCCGGTCACGTCGATCGTGCCCGGCCCAAGATACCCATCCCGGAGATCGCCCAGAATCACGCTCCCGCCCTGCGATGTCAGTTCGACGTGCCCAGCACGGCTGCTGATCGTCCTTGCCCGGAGATTGCCGCCATTGAAGACCCCGCCATTCAAGCCGTAGGTCAAGGCACGCATGAATATCTGTCCACCATCTGCGGTGATGTCGCCGTAGTTGCTGGCGCTATTGATGTCACCAGCCGCTACCGCACCATTCATCGTGACCTGTGTCAGGCCATCGCCGAAGAAGTCCAGGGTGACCGCAGTACCCGCGCCGAAGCCGACGTTTCCGCCATTGACAACGATATTGCCGTTGTTCTGCACTTCGGGCCCGACGAACGCCACCCCGCCAACGCCTGCAGTGATGCTGCCGCCGTTGCTGACTCTGTGGAAGGTACTGGGATCGCCGTTGAAGCCACTGAAGACGTATTGACCCGAGGACAGGCCGTTGATGAAATCGCCCGAATTCATCCACAAGGTGGAAGCAATCAGGCCACCGACATTCACGGCCGCGTCGATGCCGAAGGTGATCCCTGCCGGGTTGATCAGAAACACGTTGCCGTTGGCGCTCAGCCTGCCATCGATGCTGGAAGGTGACGCCCCATAACCGGATCCAACCACACGGTTCAACGTCACACTGCTGCTGCCGAACTGTTGATCGAAGGTCACGCCATAGCCGGCGCCGATGCTGAAGCTACCCCAGTCGATAATCGCGCCCTTGGTGGTCTGGGTGATCGTCATCTCGTTGCCAACGGTGCCGATACTCGCGGTGCCATCCACCACGTTGCCGCTTCCCGGCAAGCTCTGCGCAAGTACCGGTGCCGCCATCGGCATCGCCATCGCACCGACCAGCGCCATCGCCAGCCGGTGTCGGCGAACCGTACGGATCCGCTTGGATGTC
This genomic interval carries:
- a CDS encoding DUF4123 domain-containing protein: MIRQEQFELLKRAIFGGNDLPVFAVLDGAVINGLPDLLEQHAPEAMCLFSGNLDPMLQAAAPYVLELVNNAGATQIALRDGWNEHWGIVVVADPGTDAYALRSHLRRILRVAGPDGSPMLFRFYDPRAFRSVVPTFDDEQRKAFFGPIRGCWIESRSADAALYIARDPSQQQRTLQLALAA
- a CDS encoding DUF4280 domain-containing protein; amino-acid sequence: MPIQVVNGATLMCPFGVAPSTLVVTPENRVLSGNQPAANIMDFVPMKNIMPFGMCTSLANPTVASATATALGVLTPMPCIPVTTPWKPGAATVLLGYMPALDNTCTCQCTWGGVITVTNPGQMTEMIP
- a CDS encoding OmpA family protein, with the protein product MSSIKILRSALAIAVLVVCGGVHAQDAQSTPSVDSIIESLKADAPAAGPGQTRALRPGAASMSTAPAPAPAAPRPASVNMQINFEYNSADIAGSSAKTMATLAKALASPQLQNRNFTVIGHTDASGSAGYNKALSDRRADAVRRYLMENGVASSRLKAMGKGESQLLNNDDPNAAENRRVEIQATGG
- a CDS encoding hybrid sensor histidine kinase/response regulator is translated as MEAMQQLALASGTAIGGGLFGAAVSAALRLRAQRRDALQAARLIANGSTPPLDASHPLSPLLEEIARQLAVLRRVNDDNDQQRRQLSAEMARLMTQADGAKRAKDRFLAAISHDLRQPLQSMGLTLEQLRRDAPPSQAGEIAQLDAGMRAIVHVLDGLSLLSQLEAGALQAHAAPCDLRNLFASIMASRSDATRRAGIALCAHAGDHAVYTDPDMLRGLLERLIDNAIKASKHGARVLLVARRHGGDVRIEVRDGGVGIAPIHQPRVFDEFFQVGNPERDHRKGLGLGLSIVSRFAALLGTRVELRSRLHAGACFWLTLPRASVLKRPPCAVLRDLDSPQREALAAMLRSWGYAVYADADVDTASALIGSGDEGIDAVLCAVDSDDDPAWALIRTTASHYPLAARIVLCTQPGAGLLEAASRHGARVLSHPPPPSKLRSLLARRTHQRMPGAA
- a CDS encoding MBG domain-containing protein codes for the protein MRIHQSRRLPPINLLAASLLLACAPFAQAEGIDAAQEATPAPSASPQQTQALPEPQMGTQVQASFVLKGVRFDGATGVPESELQVAVADKIGKDVTFADLEQLAARVVAVYRKHGFGLVQAFVPVQEVVDGVVRITISEGVLGNVSIDVAEGAPVQQERVAKTLAVLEPGKPLNGREYERAMLLLSDLPGIKPQSAISAGAVTGTTDLAVQVTERDRFQYGLELDNYGTRDSGRHRITGSMRWASPFERGDNLDLRLMLAQGMHTAFGRISYETPVGYRGLRIGGGLARVQYELGGPFEPLKPTGTGNVADLSFSYPIIRQRSANLFVRGILDNKDLTDRFEAVGFETKKRIHGGGIGLSFEKRDKFLGGGYTSANALLYRGNLDIKDATSETFDNPPFGYDTEGSFGKFTLQLARLQYVAPKLSLFLGTGLQRASKNLDAYEKLSLGGPKAVRAYATGEVLVDDGWLATTELRYAANPETTLFAFYDAARGDFFHDPRPFDVSTSRSLRGYGLGMNWSKSGKVTVNFSIAWRGSDPGVTDGGGATPVCIGRSRNRSEEHDMRTKQTSKRIRTVRRHRLAMALVGAMAMPMAAPVLAQSLPGSGNVVDGTASIGTVGNEMTITQTTKGAIIDWGSFSIGAGYGVTFDQQFGSSSVTLNRVVGSGYGASPSSIDGRLSANGNVFLINPAGITFGIDAAVNVGGLIASTLWMNSGDFINGLSSGQYVFSGFNGDPSTFHRVSNGGSITAGVGGVAFVGPEVQNNGNIVVNGGNVGFGAGTAVTLDFFGDGLTQVTMNGAVAAGDINSASNYGDITADGGQIFMRALTYGLNGGVFNGGNLRARTISSRAGHVELTSQGGSVILGDLRDGYLGPGTIDVTGGAGMRGGSVFLQAGLVYLMSDPFQPSTRVASWIDASGDAGGGSVAINSIATRLYQGASIRADGLGSGNGGNVQTDSLFVIADQDTLISVNSAGGSGGQVDLNAVAGITAYGRIQARGTTAGGSISTVTSGEFDMRGLQVDAGSASGTPGTWVLSAPTIDVTHGADSGTAFETRVAGTTIQDEEINTALSSSTNVTLRAGVADTDSGDVYIQKGVDIAYTTGTAPLSLRVDANGTIGGDAFAIRAVDGALGIAFNADANNLSTGFAGIRFDGATLQSNGGDILFYGQSDLASGLASSYDSGIRLTGSNIVTGGGNLLMRGASTAADTGGGDAGVLIEGTTISTGGGDVSLHGRGADIVDGVALNGTSIDSADGDIDIAGSTDSVAGFSMDAASSLDAGNGLVVIRAGNDGSSDAIRINGGIASGMAVNLRPGGVDASGVLAERTADEILIGGSAGFVLSGAELALIDAPELILGSSLHAGAIRVLAATSRDGNLTLQNDGGSGGIDIQAGLDVGSGVLALSSGGDITQTSVGAITAHSLLARAGGDVLLASASNNVAASTLTGSSGGDFEYQDVDALAIGSVSAQGLDSASNSLSSMGTAGISAGGNVFVRNLAGDMTLNAGVSGVNIDLVTANTLQNLAGANLAASGNWRVWANTWAGEARGGLAGSGSLPNLYGCAYLGACGVTVPGSDNHFIYVQQPTAVITFDSASREYGLPDPVFTFNIAGAILGDNTAGVAAGSGFSTATIGSNVGNYQINGGFTSAAGYRLQYVPGTLAITPATLLFTADNLVRYLGIDNPLLTGDISGFRNGDTAQSVFGGDVIWFTSAGASSPIGFYPINGGTSAVNYVFSQAPGNATALQVIPMPQLSSTPIDFIRETVDTYVYDRNFGSAPMCALNASLEDQKLASFGDELSNEWSKVRSRPNLTNCFQTEQKSSCGDF